The DNA window AAAGCGAAGCCGAACAGAAGCGCATTCTGCGCGAAAATCCGGATTTGCTCAAGGTGTGGGACGAAAAGTACGGCGACCGTATTATTCGTCTTGTCTTCATTGGCCAGCACATGGACAAGAAGAAGATTATCGCTGCGATGGACTCTTGCCTCGGAGAGTAATCAGCGGAATCTTGGATAGCCGTAAAAGAAGGTCCCACCTTGGTGGCCATGCGCACTAAGCAACAAGTTGCTAAGTGCTGTCCGCCCGGGTCAAGCCCGGGAAGACATTTAAAAACGTCCCGATTATCGGGGCGTTTTTATTTTATATTATATTTCATAAAAAAGGAAGGTAACATGTCTATCGGAATTCCTGAAATCATCTTGATTGTGGTCGTGGTGCTTTTGCTGTTCGGGGCAAAGCGCATTCCTGAACTCGCCCGCTCGCTCGGCAAGGCCCAGAACGAATACAAGAAGGCAAAGGACGCCCTGAAGGAAGAAGCCGAAGACTTGCAGAAGACGGTCGAGAAGGCTGCCGAAGCCGAAGACAAGAAATAAATTCGTTTCGAATGCAAGACGCGGAATCTAGTTTAGTTTCTCACCTGGAAGCGCTCCGGCGAGCGCTGATCCGTTCTTTTGTCGCGCTTGCGATTGGCATTGTCCCGCTCTTTTTAGCTTCGCCCTACGTCCTGGACTGGTTTTGCGAACAAATTACCTTACAGAGCGGAATCACGCTGCATTACTTTTCTCCGATGGAAGTATTCCTGCTGCAACTTAAGATTGCAGCCCTCCTGGACGTCGTTTTATTTTCGCCTTATATCGCCTGGAACATTTGGCAGTTCGTGCTGCCCGCGCTTTATGAAAAAGAAAAGCGATTCATCCGCTCGATTGTCGGGCTTACGAGCGCGCTGTTTATTGCAGGCGTTGCATTCTGCCTGAT is part of the uncultured Fibrobacter sp. genome and encodes:
- the tatA gene encoding twin-arginine translocase TatA/TatE family subunit: MSIGIPEIILIVVVVLLLFGAKRIPELARSLGKAQNEYKKAKDALKEEAEDLQKTVEKAAEAEDKK
- the tatC gene encoding twin-arginine translocase subunit TatC; translation: MQDAESSLVSHLEALRRALIRSFVALAIGIVPLFLASPYVLDWFCEQITLQSGITLHYFSPMEVFLLQLKIAALLDVVLFSPYIAWNIWQFVLPALYEKEKRFIRSIVGLTSALFIAGVAFCLIVCFPLIVQFGMSFAGETLTPVFGVSNLISLALWLSLAFGCMFQFPLVTYTLIRGGIVSYETVCDKRPYVVIGILVVAALLTPPDILSQIILGAPTYLLFEAGLLAARKFRNKSPK